Proteins found in one Strix uralensis isolate ZFMK-TIS-50842 chromosome 21, bStrUra1, whole genome shotgun sequence genomic segment:
- the FAM163B gene encoding protein FAM163B yields MTAGTVVITGGILATVILLCIIAVLCYCRLQYYCCKKDESEEDEEEPDFAVHSHIPPLHCNRNVVLTNGPSLYASSPFGKKPTPSRPSCPSCAPYEPPTFFLQEPPEELHNGGDRVSYKTVSQEDLDLPVSVANLQALNPNRLSAMREAFSRSRSISTDV; encoded by the exons ATGACAGCCGGGACCGTGGTCATCACAGGTGGAATATTAGCGACTGTCATTTTACTTTGTATCATCGCCGTCCTCTGCTACTGTAGGCTCCAG TACTACTGCTGCAAGAAGGATGAGTccgaggaggacgaggaggagccCGACTTCGCCGTGCACTCCCACATCCCGCCGCTCCACTGCAACCGCAACGTAGTGCTGACCAACGGCCCGTCCCTCTACGCCTCGTCCCCCTTCGGCAAGAAGCCAACCCCGAGCCggcccagctgccccagctgcGCGCCGTACGAGCCCCCCACCTTCTTCCTGCAGGAGCCCCCCGAGGAGCTGCACAACGGGGGCGACCGGGTGAGCTACAAGACGGTGAGCCAGGAAGATCTCGATCTGCCGGTGAGCGTGGCCAACCTGCAGGCCCTCAACCCCAACCGGCTCTCGGCCATGCGGGAAGCCTTCTCCCGCAGCCGCAGCATAAGCACCGATGTGTGA